The genomic window AGACTTGCCACGCCCGCCTTGACCCGTTCGGCATCGCCTTGGAGAATTACGATGCCATCGGGCAATGCTGGCGGACAAAAAGACCGTTTCGCTCGCGGCTTTCAGGCAAAAGATGCTGCCTACGCCTTGTGGCGTTCGGTCGGCGCAACCGACGGCGAGACGGTCGACGGGCATCGTGCAACAGCTCGAACGGAACGAGTATCGAATCCAATCGTTGCTGCAGGCGGCCGTGGCCAGCGCAGCCTTTCGCACGAAATAGAAGATTGCCCACAGCATGAATTGTATCTTAGCGGAGGCACTATGAAGCGAGACATGGATTTAGTGCGACAGATTCTTCTGACGATTGAGGCACGATCGGCCGATTCGTGCAGCGTCGGTGTTGAGATACCGAGCCGCAGTTTTCATGAAGTCGGAGACCATTTGCGCCTAATGGAAGACGCAGGTCTTGTAGATGGTGTTTCTATGAGTTCCAGCAGCGTCACTTGCATTCGCATGACTTGGCAAGGATATGACTTTCTTGAAGCGGCACGCAATGACACAGCTTGGAACAACGCGAAGGACATCACCATCAAGAGGACGGGTGGCCTGGCGATGACGGCAATCACAGAAGGTCTGAAAGTCGGCAGTCCGTGAAGGTTGGACCGAACCGACGCCATGCCTCCCGTCTTTAAGCGACGCGAATAGCTTGGTGGCGGACTTTGAGCTCCGTCGCCAAAAGTTGACGATCGCGGCTGCCGATGCACACTGCGCTAACGCGTAGTCCTCTTTGAAGGCTTCGGCTTCCACTTCGGTTTAGTTTTCGCCGGTTTGTGGTGCTGGCGCCATTCCTTAAAGGCCGCCAGGTCGAACGGCCGCAGTACGACGGTGCCTTCCTTGTTTTCAACACGTTCAAAAACCTGATCAGGCTCGAAGTCGTCACCCTCGGCATATTTGGAAGCGTCGATGTCCTCTACGCGAACAGTCTTCGTAATCTGGAATTCTTTGGCAGGATAATTTTGCCCGCTTT from Pirellulales bacterium includes these protein-coding regions:
- a CDS encoding DUF2513 domain-containing protein encodes the protein MPSGNAGGQKDRFARGFQAKDAAYALWRSVGATDGETVDGHRATARTERVSNPIVAAGGRGQRSLSHEIEDCPQHELYLSGGTMKRDMDLVRQILLTIEARSADSCSVGVEIPSRSFHEVGDHLRLMEDAGLVDGVSMSSSSVTCIRMTWQGYDFLEAARNDTAWNNAKDITIKRTGGLAMTAITEGLKVGSP